The sequence below is a genomic window from Sparus aurata chromosome 6, fSpaAur1.1, whole genome shotgun sequence.
tagatGCAGTTAAGTTACAAGTGGCTTCCCCTGGAGCTgcaaaaagcttttatttttcacacatGCTGTAGTGCTCCCTAAGACatgtaaatacactttaatctgtaaaattgaataataataatatttgacaGGAAGAGTGtagaaaaagtgtgaaaagcTCAAACAACTCTCCGTGCCTGTTGAAGCACACATGTTGAAGGACAACATGGACTTAATGGGCACATAAAACTCCTGAgagcactgacagacagacgcaCAATAGATTCCTGCTGACAGACGGGAGGGCAGTGTGTGCGCTCGCTCTTTGACTCTgcacaacacatttcatttcaaacctTAACTCAACACTTTGACATAAGGTGAAACAGGTAACCTTGAGTAATGAAGGGTTATAAAGAGAGGGATTTGAGAATAcgtttttttctcaaaaacatGTCATTAGACCCACTGAAGTCATTTTCAGTGACCTGCAGTATTGAAACAAGTATCTCTATAATTATTGGGGTATTAATGGTAGGTTACAGCAGGTGACCTTGGAGGTGACAAAGATGTGGGCCTGTCAGATAGCCGTgaaagtcacaaacacactgagttCAACGGCGTGTTCGGCTTTTTAGCTGTGCTAACAGTATGCTAAAAAGTTCCAGGGATGACAATGTTATTCTGTCTAATTTTCCATGAGGTTGACAACAGTGATTTTATCTCGAATGTCTCAAAAATATTGGATGAATTCTATTCGGTACAAaagttcattttcattttcccacAGTGAATGCCggcaaaactaatgacattctcAGCAAGTGCCAAGCTAAtgagcaaatgttagcatgctaacaagccaGATTAACCTTCCTCTATCTTATTTATAATGCGAGCAGGCTGCACTGCTGAGGGTTTCAATTGTGCGTATATTTGCTAAAGAGACATGTTGTTATGGTAAGCTACAGATTTTGTTGACTATGGCACTGTGCAACTGGAACACTTTGGGGAAATTCTGACCCTGACTTTGACCGAAACACAGCATAAGATGGTAGACAAGGATAATCTGTACTTTACAATGGTAAATGAAAGTGTCAACTCAATGTTATTGTCTCTTTGAGCACCTTAGCATGCTTaagttagcatttagctgaaAGTTGGATAAAGGAAGCTAGGCTACAGCCTCAGAGCTAGCATGGCAGATATAAATTAATGATTATATTAGTGACTTCCTTAAAAATCCCAACAGTCATTATATCTCTGCCAGGGACAGAGATGTTCCTCCAACCAGAAGATTTAAGCTCCGCCCATAACCCTGTTTGCATCTATGCGCAGCCATATGGCTTGCCGATACATTTTGGCAGACCTCCAaatcagcattttgttttcaatgctccTCTAAGGTTTCAAATTGCCAACACCGCTCTAATAAATCAACATACAAACAATGAAGTTGAGTCAGTCATATCAGTGTGGTTCACTCCTGGCTCGTCACTGCATCAAGTCTCGATTTCACATTCCATGCAAGCATGGGCAACAGCACCCCAAAGTCATGCAGGGAGGAGGATGTGGACTAAGCACAATCTTCATCTGTGTTTTATACTCTCAATTTGTAGGAGAAATTAAACTCAGGCAGTAAATCAGGCTAcgtgtgttttaatttaaaaaatgcacgCCCACTGTCTTCTGTTGCCATCTTTGATTTCGCTGAACTCTTCTGAATGGTGCCAagtttctctttgtgttcaccACTCTTCCACATCTAAACACCGCCTGCATCTTTCAGCACTCTTTACCTTGTGATCCATGCAATTTCTCTCCCATTATTTTGAATCAGTCCCTTGTTTCTGGGTTGACCGCGTAATTTTTACTCTGCCTACTGTCTCCTGAATGAGGTTCACCACCAGACTCCCGCTCTCGCCCCGGCTCGCTGGTGTCCTCGGGCGCAATGCTGCAGCGGCCAGACCACAAGCCTCAATTACCCAGCATTCCTTGGAGAGGACGAGAGAGGCCTCATGTAGCACACTATGAAATTAACATTCATGACAAACCTCTCAAACCACATCACTATTTCTTGAGAGCAGAATTTCATCATTGAGGAAAGTATCACTCCTATTATGACTGTTCCTGCAGGTTTTCTGACGAAGGGCGTGAATAAAACCTCGCCATTAATTGGCCTACTACTCTGCCGAAACCACCAAAATGCAGTAATTACACATGAGAACCAAGCAAAGAGTCAAATACAAACTCCAAGCTAATTTGTCAGATTAATTTAAAGTTAATTAATCAGAGAAAGCCGACAGGACACGTTTTGTTTGGCTAACAATATAATGTCTTCAAATCGTTGTAGCACTACAAGCACTTTTTCAGAATGTGCACACCAAAATTGTAAAAGATGTAGTTTTTCTGTTACAAACACACCCAGACAGATTGATAATGCATAGACAGGGATTTTAATGTACTGTGTTTCACTGACAAATCTGTTCCAAGCACAAGCCACTGGCTTTTCACACTGAGCAGTACTTACTTTTCAACAACCCATGATGCATTGCATCTGTGTATACGGTAGGTTACTGTAGCCCAAAACAGCATTTCTTCAAAAGGCAACATATTCATGGTACGCATACACATTTGTACAACAGAACTTATCCAACATTGGTCGTTCTCAACAAGCGGTCAGTGAGCGATCAAAGGAGAGATGCTCTCTTTTCTTTAGGCTGGTGCACTGTGAAATCTATCAATGAAATGTATGTGctgtaaaaatgttattttttaatgcaaaaccTGTTGTAATTGATCTAAACACCCTCTAGGCAGGTAATCATGAGGATAAGTTCTGTATCGCTTCTTTTTCCTTGCAGTGCTTCTTAATATCACTCCTGCTATTTGCCTACCAAGGTGGTTGAGTGGTGAGGTAATGGGATACTTGGTTATGCACTTCAGCGCTTGTTTCATTGCACTGGAAtgtaaaatctttatttttccgTCTCCACACAACAAGAGCAAACTGTTTTGTTCTTCATGACAAACTATCCTCCGACTATATGTCTCTCAGTTTTTATTGTAGGGGGTTTGTGGGAAAGATTTTCATTTGAGCTCTTTCGGGACTGGGTGTGCTGGACCAAAAGAAGCAGCTGGGGTGTGAGGAAAAAAGTTTGTATATTAATACCAGataattcatcatcatcatcgtcggcAGGCAAATTACAGGAGCTAAATGAGACTGCAGGGGTGTAATGACAGCCTCCGGGGCAATACGTCAAATTAGAAgacttgttttctcttttcaggaGATTTGTCAGTCTGCCAACAGCAACAAGCTTCGGCTGCCCCGTGCTTGTTAGGATCTTCCTCTGTTATGTTAATTTGTGATGTACAAACAAGTCACACTGAAAATCCAAGAAAAGAatatcactttttcttttttttttttttaactttacagTTTGGAGTCACCAGTTACATTATTGTCCAAATAAACTACGACGACTACCCAATAGAAATGCAGAATAAAGCTCAAAAAGACTTTTTGAAGCAGCACGTTGAACTCGCTTTAGCCTGCGACGCAATTACAGCTTTTTGTTGCTCTTTACTCGTCTAATAGACAAACCTTTCAAGAGAATTTTTGAACTTTTTAAAGATCAAAACATCTGACAAAATCTCTCCTTTTACCGGCACTCATCTCATGGCAACTGTCCTATCATCACAAAGTAGTTTACACGTTATTCATTGCTGATCGCAGGATTCACAAATTTCAAGCCACATCATGCAAACATAACCAAATGACATCAATAGCAAATGTCTATACTGTTGTATCAGAGAGAGAATGCGTGTGCAAAGAaactggatggatggatgaagcTCATGTCTGTGGAAGAAGTCAGCGTCACTTTCACTGCGAGCCATCCAGGACAGTCACACTGTTGGGAACAGGCCGAGGGTTCAGACACACGCACATCTGACACTCTGAACCGTCTCCTCTGAACAGGTTTCTTCTAGAAATCCAAATAAAGAACCAACTCGGCTACGTGTTTGTCAATGCatgtcgtaaaaaaaaaaaaaaaaaaaagagtgggataaatgacaaatgatcGCAAAGCACAAACTCTTCATGCACACACGAACATAAAAAGCTTAGATGGCTGCACAGTAAAGATGAAGAGAGTCAATCTGATGCATATTCACATTCTTTAATCCAGGTTCTTTCTGATCAGGCTGCACGTTGAGGAAATGAGCCTGCAGAAGAATGTAAGAAGCAAAAAGGATTGTAATGACAGTACGATTACAATACATGGTGACGGATGCATATTAAAATTTGGTtgcagttttctttgtttttgctttcaaATAACCTACTTAATCCTACTGAGTCAGCCTAGTCTTGGGGGCGGCTAAGCACACTGATCAATCAGTTTTCTTGTTTGGAAATCCACATTTTTTCAGCAAAATGCACTGTAGGATTTGtattaaaatacatgaatacagTTCTTTAATATGTGTCACAGGGGGAGCTAAAAAACACGTCTGAAAAACCAAACATTTATTTGAAGGaattcttttaaataaatgaggCTCCTGGTGAAGCCTATCGTCggtttattcatttcatatcgTTATATTTGTTATTTCCATTTAGAGCAGATTCAGTGAATAACAAATGACATTATCATAATCAACACCGTGTGCCTCCCTTCTTAGATTACAGTACATAACTTTAACAGAAAGCATTAACCTGCATTTTAAAGCTAAAAATGTTATACATACAAAATATGAAGTTAGAAGAAAAAGTCTGTGCTGCACGAGGAGACGAAACCTTTCAGAAGCTACCCGATAATAAACCCATCATACTGTAAATCCTGAAGGCACCTTAGAGAAAGATATATCCCTGTGCTTGAGTGGCTAAAGAAGTTTGGGGTTaaaaagagagaagggagaaGCCTTTTTACCTCTAAACCACGGCATGGAAACACTATATCGCCACAGGAAAGGCTACAAAGATTGAGTTTTTTCCTTGCATAAACTATTCTGGTACTGATTGTCTACAAGCTTATAAGACAGAATGCAGATCTGTAAAATTACAACATTTGACtcaatttcattttaaatacgGCAACATATCGAAGTGCTCTATGCCTCTCCGCCTGCacaaactttgcacacagcactCCACCATTTGCATCATACTGCATCTCTGCAACAGGGTATAATTATATAAGAAAACATGCATGGGGGACACTCTCTCCTGATCATGCAGATATTGTTTTTGAATTTAAGCAGTAGGAGgttaaaaagacaacacaaaaaatttatacaaaacaaacagagagacaggtTGAATCATGAGTAAAAACAGTGTCCAACAAGCTCTGTCCTGCTTCGGCAAAAACAATCCCCCTGACATGCTGGTGGAGGAGCTTATCTTCCCCTCCTTCCTTTGTCTCCTCGCCCCATTTCAACTCTCCCAAACCACCAGCCCAGTCTGTAAAAGTGATCCTCTCTGGtgcatcatcattatcatcaagtctacctcctcctcctcctcctcctcctcctcctttcatcCCATTGTATGTCTTCCTTCTCAAGCAGACCAGGCTTGCTCCCCCTGCAGGCGAGAGGTTGGAATGACGCTGTATTCCTAACCAGATAAGGAGGAGATGGTGCCTCTGGTTCCACCGAGGGGGTTAAAATTGGAAAGTCGCTGGGATTGGTTAGACAGGTTAAGTGGAGCAGGTGCGGGGATCACACCCTGCTGGTTGGGTGGCAGCGGTAGGTGCAGTTGGACAGAGGGTCAGCTCCTCCTTCGACGTTCTGGGAGCACCCTCCCTCACAACAAGCCTCTGGGAGACAAAATGGACATACTATCAGTACTTTAGATCAGCTGCAATCCACACATATTATCTACTtcagtaactgtgtgtgtgtgtgtgtgtgtgtgtgtacctccaTCTTCCAGGTGAGTTTGGCACGGACTGGGCAGGGTGGGGCTGGGTCCCTCGCTACTGGTGCCCAGCTGGAGACGCCTCATGTGACGAACCACTGCTGTGGCGTTGAACGCTTGctgcagaggaaaagaaacaaatcaaataCAGCCCAGAAACCTGCAGCATCTCAAtcatctgaaactgaaaactgacAGGGACTCGGAGAGCAGCCCAGTGCAGCCGTTCCAGACATTTTTTGCTCAATATGTAGCCACCCCTGCATCTCTGTGAGTTGAGAGCAGTTCATTAGAAGACTGGTTTTGGTTGTTTTAGGCCTCGTAATAATTAAATAGAACAGTGTTTGGCGAAAGAACAGAgcaaagataaaagaaaagatTTAGAATTTAGTGTAGCACAATTTCACCATCAATTTGTGACCCCGTGGATTTATCCGACAACCGTCAAGGGGGTCACCCAGGTTGACAATCACTGACAGATTTGTGGCCGTCCCCAAGTCTTTAATGCTTCTTACAATTCAACATCCATTCCtaaaagttaaaattaaaaacGTCTGTACTGGAATGAGTCCTGAGGTTCAAACCAATCCAGACTTTTAATGAAGCTGCTCTTTATTCTCTCCATGTGCACCAAAGGGGAAATATGCATAAATCATGCATATAAGAAAATCAAAGTGCATCCAAGATAAACTGGAAATCTGACTTACCTTCCACTTGCTCTTAGCAAAATTCTTCTTGATCTGAGCACTGACAGACTCATGGATGTTCTTATCCAGAGCGGTATCCCCCGCAATCCTGGCACACAGACGGGCAAGGAGACATTAGTGTGTGTCATATGTGTAGTCACAGTATTAATAGAAATTTCATAAGCTTCATAATGCTTTTGTGCTCGATAAGTAGTGAACTTTGAGCATGAATTTTTTCAACAGACaacaaaaatgttgtgtgcAGTGTGAGTGCATCTTGAAAGAGGAGAATGGGACCAGTACCAGGGGTGCTGCAGAGCCTGATCACAGGTGTAACGTACGTGGGGGTCTTTCTCCATAAGGTGGACTATGAAGTCTTTAGCTAATGAAAaagaaaggtgagaaaagaATGCGTTACAGTTTAAAATTGGATACTCTTTAATGTAACTATGCGTCAGTATCTAACTGCTGtaaacaagagaaaacaaatctCTAGGTAATTCCCGCATGACAGAGAATTGGCTGCTGCATCAGTTGTATCATTTGCTCTAAAAGTTGGAGAGATCGAGAGCAGAAAAATAGTAGAGTAGAGACCCAATCCAAGAGCCAGGACTGGGAAGAACATCAACATGGGATCATTGCTTTGGCTTGTGAGCTCAACAGCTGCAATGTGGAAGGTAGGGATCGGAAAAATTATTTAGTGGCTCAGAATATCCAGACATTACTTTCTCTGTATAAGAAAGAGCTTTACTGGCTCTGGAAACAAACTCTTGCTTAAAAGTGTCTCTCTCTTGTTCTCAGGACTTGCTAAAGGTGAGAAgtgtcaggtgtgtgagtgGATGTTAACAACCCCCGGCTGAATACTTCAGGTTGGGGAGTTTTTGCAGTAAGATCAGATAGTCTGTGTGTAGCAAAGAGGAAAACTTGATTGTTACATGTACCAGAACCGTTGAGAACTGCTTCCAATTCGTCTGATCCACTGGAATCGTTTCAGTGCAATTTCAAAGCTTTAACCATTGTTTTTCCTCTAGATTGGCTCTGACTCTCTGTTATATCTACATCAATGTCATGCTGAGAGGACTGGAGAAAAACAGCTTGTTGTACCTGAATCAGAGATATCGTCCCAGTAAGGAGAATCAAACTCATATTCTGCCTTCAGGATCTGTTCAAACAGTTTGGCGTCATTCTCGTCATAGAACGGAGGGTAACCACACAACCTGAGAAACACAGGAGAGCACATACGTCATTAGTGATCTGAGATGTGCGGGAGCTTTTCAACTAGGAGTATGCTAGGAGTTTTTAATAACAATGAATAAATCTGTGTGGAAATAAATGTATCCCTCCTGTGTTTGGCTATTTCCATGTCTTAGAAGGTGTACTTACAGAATGTAGGCTATTACGCCAATAGACCAGCAGTCCACGGCTTTACTGTAGGGTTTCTGAGCCAATACTTCAGGGGCTGATAGAACAAAACAAGGTAATACAAGTGTGTAAGCAAAGAAGTTTGACACAAAATGGGCTCAAATTGCTCATAACTTATATATCGCTGTGAGCCAAAGATTAGCTTTTGACACTGTGCGCATATCACATCTACACTGTCCTCTTccatttaaatgatttatcaGAACATGATTTATCTAATCTAAGACAGTATCTGGCGTCTTTACCAACATATCCTGGTGTTCCACACGCCGTTGACATCACGCTACCGGAGCCCTCAATTTTAGACAGCCCAAAGTCACTGATCATGATCTTGGAGTCTTCATCCATGCTGTAGTAGAGCAGATTCTCTGGCTGCAGTGGGGAAAGATAGAGCCAATAACAGAAACGTTAATTAAATACCATCATACATCTCATGCACCTCCATCATGTGCTAACAGCAAAGCCACGACAATGGGAAATTACAGAtactttcaaaacattttcacttaGTTTGTATTTGTGAGTCAGTAAATAGATGACACAATGTTAACCATCAAACTCTGACCCTGAACTGACCTTGAGGTCACGGTGCACAATGCCCATGTCGTGGAGATATTTGACGGCATCAAGAATCTGCTGAATGAGTTTACTGGCGTCCTTCTCTGTGTAGAAGCCCTTCTCTATGATACGATCGAAGAGTTCCCCACCAGAGACActgcaaagaaaataataatttatgaaAGGTGCacttaaataattttttcaGGCAAAAATGTGAGACATTTGCCAGTTTTAGCTTCCTTAATGTGgcgatttgctgcttttcttgtcaataatgatagtaaatgaagagtctttgggtttattagttggacaaaagaagcaatttcaaGATATCACTGTGAGCTCTAGGAATTTATGATGAgcacttttcactttttttattattatattattccatttttttttttttttttacattttacagactaaatgatAAATCCTGAAAATATTCTGCAGATTAATTCataataaaaatgattgttAGTTGCAACCCAACATTAAAGTGATGTGAAGCTAGGGCTAAAAATTGTAGAAATAATACAGTCAGTTGATTGCTGAGACAATTTTATATGTTGGTGGTTGCAACAGGGAAACAGTACGAAAGAGAACAGTGTTAACTAATTGTTTGTAAAGTATCTGTTAACAACAGACAAACTGCCAGAGATTGAGAAAGAAAAGTCAGGAGGGAAAGATTAAATGGGGACTTTCTACTACCCCATCAATCTGAACAAGAAACaaacttgtttatttgttttgtttgttgtaaataaCTGCGATAACTGTAATAGTCTACATGATATATGTCTCTTACAAACACATATATGAAGATGGAAACACAAAAGCATGTCATTGTGGGAGTCTTACTATCTAATGTGACTGTTATTAGACTTAGAAACCACTAGATGGAGACTTTGTCtgcaaaaaa
It includes:
- the camk1b gene encoding calcium/calmodulin-dependent protein kinase type 1 isoform X1, coding for MGNHIVSDRNNKKMPLGDDCHAWKKKTTDVKDQYDFKEILGTGAFSEVVLAEEKRTQKLVAIKCIPKKALEGKENSIENEIAVLHKIKHANIVSLEEIFESKSHLYLIMQLVSGGELFDRIIEKGFYTEKDASKLIQQILDAVKYLHDMGIVHRDLKPENLLYYSMDEDSKIMISDFGLSKIEGSGSVMSTACGTPGYVAPEVLAQKPYSKAVDCWSIGVIAYILLCGYPPFYDENDAKLFEQILKAEYEFDSPYWDDISDSAKDFIVHLMEKDPHVRYTCDQALQHPWIAGDTALDKNIHESVSAQIKKNFAKSKWKQAFNATAVVRHMRRLQLGTSSEGPSPTLPSPCQTHLEDGEACCEGGCSQNVEGGADPLSNCTYRCHPTSRV
- the camk1b gene encoding calcium/calmodulin-dependent protein kinase type 1 isoform X2: MPLGDDCHAWKKKTTDVKDQYDFKEILGTGAFSEVVLAEEKRTQKLVAIKCIPKKALEGKENSIENEIAVLHKIKHANIVSLEEIFESKSHLYLIMQLVSGGELFDRIIEKGFYTEKDASKLIQQILDAVKYLHDMGIVHRDLKPENLLYYSMDEDSKIMISDFGLSKIEGSGSVMSTACGTPGYVAPEVLAQKPYSKAVDCWSIGVIAYILLCGYPPFYDENDAKLFEQILKAEYEFDSPYWDDISDSAKDFIVHLMEKDPHVRYTCDQALQHPWIAGDTALDKNIHESVSAQIKKNFAKSKWKQAFNATAVVRHMRRLQLGTSSEGPSPTLPSPCQTHLEDGEACCEGGCSQNVEGGADPLSNCTYRCHPTSRV